The following are encoded in a window of Nakamurella sp. A5-74 genomic DNA:
- a CDS encoding IS1380 family transposase, with the protein MSNSTSLYPRVRVDQSASGVVSHAGSVLLTATAARIGLDRAMSQVLAPWRPRLAVHDPGKVVLDLAIAVAVGGDCLADIALLRAEPGLFGSVASDPTVSRTIDRLAADADNVLAAIGAATAVVRQQVWALRGQGSPIHEVSAERPVIIDLDATLVTAHSDKELAAPTHKKGFGFHPLLAFIDHGPGGTGEAAAGVLRAGNAGANTAADHLIVIRQALKQLPFGARPGRKVLIRTDGAGGTHEVLDWLTRRRLQYSIGFALNTRHEAKIRALPEAAWTPAYDAGGVQRDGAWVTDVTGVLDLTGWPPGMRVIVRAERPHPGAQLRFTDLDGNRLTAFATNTSSGQLADLELRHRRRARCEDRIRNAKDTGLRNFPLHDFTQNRIWLAIALLAGQLTAWLQLLALHGTKAAVWEPKRLRLRLFATAGRLARHAHRTCLRLPAHAPWAHLITTAINQLHPAPT; encoded by the coding sequence GTGTCGAACTCTACCTCGTTGTATCCGCGGGTCCGTGTTGATCAGTCCGCGTCGGGTGTGGTGTCCCATGCCGGTTCGGTGTTGTTGACCGCGACGGCGGCACGGATCGGTCTGGACCGGGCGATGTCGCAGGTGTTGGCGCCGTGGCGGCCGCGGTTGGCGGTGCATGATCCGGGGAAAGTAGTGCTGGATCTGGCCATCGCGGTGGCGGTGGGCGGTGACTGTCTGGCCGACATCGCGTTATTGCGGGCCGAGCCGGGCCTGTTCGGGTCGGTCGCGTCGGATCCGACGGTGTCCCGCACCATCGACCGACTCGCAGCCGACGCGGACAACGTTCTCGCCGCGATCGGCGCTGCGACGGCTGTGGTGCGGCAACAGGTGTGGGCGCTGCGCGGTCAGGGGTCCCCGATCCACGAGGTGTCCGCGGAGCGTCCGGTGATCATCGATCTGGACGCGACGTTGGTGACCGCTCATTCTGACAAGGAACTCGCGGCGCCGACCCACAAGAAGGGGTTCGGGTTCCATCCGTTGCTGGCGTTCATCGATCACGGGCCCGGCGGGACCGGTGAAGCCGCCGCCGGTGTGTTGCGGGCCGGGAACGCCGGTGCGAACACCGCAGCCGATCACCTCATTGTGATCCGGCAAGCGTTGAAGCAGCTTCCTTTCGGTGCCCGGCCTGGCCGGAAGGTGTTGATCCGCACCGACGGCGCCGGCGGTACCCACGAGGTGCTGGACTGGCTGACCCGCCGCCGGTTGCAGTACTCGATCGGGTTCGCTCTGAACACCCGTCACGAGGCGAAGATCCGGGCCCTGCCCGAAGCGGCCTGGACACCGGCCTACGACGCCGGCGGTGTCCAGCGGGACGGCGCCTGGGTCACCGACGTGACCGGCGTCCTGGACCTGACCGGCTGGCCACCCGGGATGCGGGTGATCGTGCGGGCCGAACGCCCACACCCCGGTGCGCAACTACGCTTCACCGACCTCGACGGGAACCGACTCACCGCGTTCGCGACCAACACCAGCAGCGGTCAACTCGCCGACCTCGAACTACGCCACCGCCGCCGGGCCCGCTGCGAAGACCGCATCCGCAACGCGAAGGACACCGGTCTGCGGAATTTCCCGCTCCACGACTTCACCCAGAACCGCATCTGGTTGGCGATCGCCCTGCTCGCCGGGCAGCTCACCGCGTGGCTGCAGCTACTGGCCCTGCACGGCACGAAAGCCGCTGTGTGGGAACCGAAACGACTGCGACTCAGGCTGTTCGCGACCGCCGGCCGCCTTGCCCGACACGCCCACCGAACCTGCCTACGCCTACCCGCCCACGCGCCCTGGGCGCACCTGATCACCACAGCGATCAACCAGCTACACCCCGCGCCGACCTGA
- a CDS encoding IS4 family transposase: MPRAGWVKPESDRRLSDLVSVGVLTRVFPPDLVDEVVAAAGRTEQRHRSLPARVMAYFSIGMALYSEGSYEDVLAQLTDGLSWVSGWQQRFKPPSKSAIFQARARLGSEPLAALFERVAVPLGTEAMPGVWLAGRRLVAIDGTCLDVADTPVNADYFGRAGVNKGEQAAFPMARVLALAECGTHAIFAANVGVYAESEAALTVPLLNRLEKGMLLTADRGFFSYALWRTASATGADLLWRVRTDKAGPKPVHLQDLPDGSWLAHLQQTHSAAARRAEPMKVRVIDYTIDDGRDNPTGYRLFTTMLDPDEVTAVDLAAAYTQRWEIEVAFDELKTHQRGPRTVLRSKSPDLVLQEIWGHLCCHYAIRSLMTDAAAHAGHDPDRVSFVAALRITRQSIAHQGDFSPSRP; encoded by the coding sequence ATGCCGCGTGCTGGGTGGGTGAAGCCGGAGTCGGATCGTCGGTTGTCGGATCTGGTGTCGGTTGGGGTGTTGACTCGGGTGTTCCCGCCGGATTTGGTTGATGAGGTGGTGGCTGCGGCGGGGCGGACAGAGCAGCGTCACAGATCGTTGCCGGCGCGGGTGATGGCTTACTTCTCGATCGGGATGGCGTTGTATTCCGAGGGTTCCTATGAGGATGTGCTGGCGCAGCTCACTGATGGCCTGTCCTGGGTGTCGGGCTGGCAGCAGAGGTTCAAGCCGCCGAGCAAGTCCGCGATCTTCCAGGCGCGGGCCCGGTTGGGGTCGGAGCCGTTGGCGGCGCTGTTCGAGCGGGTCGCTGTGCCGCTGGGTACTGAGGCGATGCCGGGGGTGTGGCTGGCAGGGCGGCGGCTGGTGGCCATCGACGGCACCTGCCTGGACGTGGCCGATACGCCGGTGAATGCCGACTACTTCGGTAGGGCGGGGGTGAACAAGGGTGAGCAGGCGGCCTTTCCGATGGCCAGGGTCCTCGCGCTGGCCGAGTGCGGCACCCACGCGATATTCGCGGCGAACGTCGGGGTGTACGCCGAGTCCGAGGCCGCGCTGACCGTGCCGCTGCTGAACCGGCTGGAGAAGGGGATGCTACTCACCGCAGATCGCGGGTTCTTCTCCTATGCGTTGTGGCGCACCGCGTCCGCTACGGGAGCTGACTTGTTGTGGCGGGTGCGAACGGACAAGGCTGGGCCGAAACCCGTACACCTGCAGGACCTCCCGGACGGTTCCTGGCTGGCCCACCTGCAACAGACACACTCCGCCGCGGCACGCCGCGCAGAGCCCATGAAGGTCCGTGTCATCGACTACACCATCGACGACGGACGAGACAATCCCACCGGGTACCGGCTGTTCACCACGATGCTCGATCCGGACGAGGTCACCGCAGTCGACCTCGCCGCGGCCTACACCCAGCGGTGGGAGATCGAAGTCGCGTTCGACGAACTCAAGACCCACCAACGCGGACCCCGCACCGTGCTGCGCTCGAAGTCGCCCGATCTGGTCCTCCAGGAGATCTGGGGCCACCTGTGCTGCCACTACGCGATCCGATCCCTGATGACCGACGCCGCCGCGCACGCCGGTCACGACCCGGACCGGGTCAGTTTCGTTGCCGCGCTCCGGATCACCCGCCAGTCCATCGCCCACCAGGGCGACTTTTCCCCCTCGCGACCCTGA